The sequence below is a genomic window from Hippocampus zosterae strain Florida chromosome 7, ASM2543408v3, whole genome shotgun sequence.
tgaccacaatttaatccacttaatacctacatacagacagaaactcaaatgtgttaaaccggttgttaatactgaaaaaatggacagatgaagcaaagctagctctacaagaatgcttagactgcactgattggggcgtctttgaaacttcaacgggcacactggatgaatacacagaaactgtaacatcatacatcagtttctgtgaggacatgtgtgtaccaacgaagtccttccgctctttcaacaataacaatccatggtttactcccaaactcaggcaactcaggaaagagaaagaggccgcatttagaagtggagatcgggcactgtacaaacatggcCTAATGGTGTTTTGAAtgcagtcttccattcgtcccccttcCTAATACGGACCAAATGATAAGCGCTGCGTAGATCcagttttgagaaaatggtTGCTGATTGGAGGGGGGCAAATGCAGAATCTAATAGTGGAAGagggtatttgtttttaatggtaatttcatttagtcccCGATAGTCCACACAAGGTCGTAACGACTTGTCTCTCTTTTCAATAAAGAAAAACCCGGCCCCCAATGGGGATTTAGATGGCCTAATAAGGCCAGCGGCGAGTGAGCTGTCTATGTATTCCCTCAGAGCCTCTTGTTCTGGCTGTGAAACCTGATAAAGTCGAGAACTCGGTAGTGGGACGTTAGTCAGCAAGTCGATGGCACAGTCGTAAGGTCTGTGTGGAGGTAGGGATTGAGCACGATCTTTACTAAATACTTGgcgtaaatcatgatagatgCTTGGGACTTTGTCCAAGCAAATGGCTTCGGGCGGATCGGTGCGAGGCAGCCCTCTACCCCCCGCTGCCGACCGTAGACAATGCGCGTAACAAAAAGGGCTCCAATTCTCAATTGCGGTGCGATCCCACGCGATAACAGGATTATGGGTCCTTAAccagggtaacccaaggatGACAGGTACGGATCGAGAATTCCTAATATAAAATTGCCTCTGTTCAACCTGATTACCCGAGATCTTTAACATTAAGGGGCCTGTGATCTGTTTTatttccgccaggagtcgcccatcgAGATCGTGAACACGTTTAGCCACTTCTAACTCCTCTACCGGACAACCCAGGTCATTAGCCATCTTAGTGTCCATAAAACAATCGTCCGCCCCCGAGTCCACCAGTGCACGAACCTGAAAAGCCTGTGAAGGACCATAGATTGTCCCGTCCAGCTCGAGTCTCTTGGGGAGTCCCGACCTGGACTCCTCTCTTCTCGGCTCCCGATATTCTGTGTGTGGTGTAGACTCACAGTTGTAGGTGCGAGCAGAAAGGCGGGTTGGGGTCATCAGACAGTCAGCGACTCGATGTCCTTGTTGTCCGCAGTAGAAACAGGCCTGGTCACGAATCCGTCGCCGTCTCTCCTCTGGCCCCACACGTCCtcctcccagctgcataggctctCCCTCAGCGGCGACAGCCCTGGCACCAGGGTGATGCTCTGGTCCGGACGGCCGGAAGAACTCATGGGTAGCAGTGGGGGCTGGAACCTGACATGACCCCGTTCCCGCTCTCGTtctcgcatgcggttgtccagtACGAGGGCCAGGTTAATGAGCTCCTCCAAGGTAGTGCTGTCATCACGGGTAGCCAGTTCATCTTTCAAAGATTGATTTAAACCGCGACGAAACAAACCACGaagggcgcggtccccgtaaccactTCGGGCAGCCAAAATCCGAAAAGAAATGGAGTAATCGGCTACAGATTGCTTCCCTTGCCGACAATCTAATAACCGACCTTCAGTCTCTCTTCCCATGACCGAggggtggaacacccgacggaacgctgccacaaaatcagggaaggaagaccgaagcccgggttgagcattgcttacttccagtcaacaggctcattaTAAATGCCACCTTGGTCTGATCCTTTACATACAGTAGATggctggttgttggtcgaaaacTAGTGAGCATTGGTGTAGAAATTGTCCACACAACCCAGGTTCGCCACcataacgcggtgggtgtgggatattgggttcccgctccaccggtgaacctaaaatctcgagtcgatgggccagcagggagaccgtgccccggagttccgcgagcgcttgttcctgctgacccaccagttgtccttggctggtcaaggcggtcataaccttgttgaggtctacgggttccatgttggtcgggatattctgtcacgattcggtctaaccgaatcaagtttttggaacccaaaagtgtagacgccagacaaggtctccgaagcaaaaatatttaatgtacaaaaatcgcaccgacaaagtagaaacattaagcgctggtcaaaacaaggaccagagggcacaaacaacgaacaacaaaaagcgcttgcacaaaagggcaagggaggaaaataaggatcgtgaagacaaacaaaaacaatgtatccaaaatacacgcaagagaaagccaattcaaagaaaagtaaaatccaatactcacaaaacctttggtaccgagagttcaaaagcgaaacgcgacgagatctatagcaacaagatagtctatgggcaaggaagcatcaaggcataaacaatatcccgacaaccagcagacagattgttgggtcttaaatacacagttccttgattgaaagattgactgtcacgttctgcccgaagcgataactatcgctccgtgcagaacaatgaaataaagggttggatccccggagaacagacaacgaaaaaatcttgtcaaagaaaaagagtgtctttaatgacaaaaaacagaaagagcccgacagggaaaaacggtaacacaaaacgctggtcaaataaggaccaggaataacaaagaaggatactacaactgaaaacgctcgcggaaaacaaaacgacgcgAGGGGGGCCTGAATTGGCAGAAATACaagtaatacaaaatctaggagctaaacgcgaataacaagagtaacggccgtaaggcaaaaaggcaactggtcaaatgacaaaatagcgagatcgagcgcgagagcaatatggcacggcgtggaattctccggcagtgagtaaactgccggagtctcctaataaaggaagcataatcatcccgaaatggacaacaggtgtgcagtcggcggggagaaagcccgccccctgcaggcaggcacggaacgtgacattgacagcaggtgtgcagccagaaagtctgccacctgctggccaggcccaggacaggaacatgacaacgtggaaagagagagagagaaaatgacaaatCGACGTTTCGACGGATGGAGTCGCTCTCGAGTAGAAGAAATTTGATTGCTATTTGCGCAAGTCACAAATGTGTCACAAAGAACAGGTTGCTGAAAGAACCGATACTCTGCAGAACTGCTGCAGAGTATCGGGCTGGAAGGAAAGAGAGAGGATGACGGACTTTTTGccacaagttctctttggatctTCCCGACAGACCAGATCTTGGCGTCCCTCACCTTGTCTGTTCCGGCGACGCTTGGCAAGGAACCTAGGAAAGgccgccacccccgccgccaGCAGAGCCAGGACCCCCAACGTGACAGCGATGGCCACCACCATCTtgacttgttcttcttcttttcacgtGGCAACAAAGATGTGGGCCATGAAGAGAAGCACGCGAAGGGCTCGTCACGACACAGTACGCGAGAGTCAGTCCGAGGTGACGCAACGATTCAAGTGGCTCACCTGCGTCGCGCACGTTGCTCAGGATGTTTTTGCCGTCCAACTTAACGACGATGGCTTCCTCGACGCCGGCCAGCCGGAACACACATTCGTACTTGGCCTCCGCGTCGGGCGCCGCCTCCACTTTCAGGTGGACCGCGGTCTGGAAGGTTCCGTCGTGGTTGGGGAGCGTCTGGTCCATCTCCACGTCCTCGTACAGCTGCTCGCCGTCCTTCCTCCAGAAAAGATCCGATGTGAGGGGGTAGAAACCCGTCGCGAAGCAGGTGACCGGAGAGGAAGGCGTCTTCTGGAGGAGAGACACCGTCGGAAGCTCTGCGGCGAGGAGGGAGAGAACGACTTAGGGGGGCCAAAGACGACGAGAGAACACCTGGGAGGAGCAAAGATGGAGAGAAAGTGCGAGAAGAACTTTGCAAGcagaaatgtgggaggagaaatCGTGTGAGAGGAGGAAGTAGGGAGAGCAGGCGCAAGAGGATGACGCTCAGGGCAAAAGACGGCCGGAACGTGTCAGGATCAAAATGGAGGGAAAGCGGGAGCGGACAAAAGTCGGGCAAAATGCGCGACGGCTTGAAGGACGGAGAAAGGGTGAGGAGGCAAAAGGGGCAATGTGTGAGAGGGTCAACGAGGGCTAAAAGGTGTGAGAGCAAAATATATTACCTGTGAGTGGAAGATGGAGGGAACGCGTGTGAGACGGCGAAGGAAACGGCAAGCCAGGACAACTAGGAAGCGCGCCGAGAAGGTGCGAGAAGACAACCGGCGGCGAGCATGTCGAGAGGGTGAAAGAAAGCGAGAGCGTGCGAGGACGATGGACATATGAGAGGACGGCTGAGAGGACGAGAGAGTGTGAGCGGCCACCGCACCTGTTCTCATCAGGTAGTCCCGCCCATTGCTCACGTACGTCTTCAAGTCAGCAGAGCAAATCTCTGTGACGTATCTCTTCTTGTATTCTTTGAAGCCGTCCAATCGTTCCCACTTGTTCTTTGTGATGAACGCTTGTGGATTGGCTGCGATCCATCTCATCGTTTTCCACTCCAATGAGATGAAGTCTTCTCCATCATAGCTGAACTGATCCCAACCATCCACCTCACCAGTCTCGTCATCCCATTCACAGCCCTCCATCCGCTGGATCATGTGAACGCCTGAAAGTGTCACGCACACGATGAACAGAGAGAAGCCAGCAGTGACGTTCATGTTTATGAGTCGGGGCACATCCGCTACGTTGTACGAGCGGAAAACGAACCTCCAGTTTGGTTTAAGCGCTCGTTCAGGATTTCAATGCTGACTTTGAACACCTGCTCATTGTCGATACTGGCGTACAGCTCTCGCTCCCACAAGTCTGGATCCTCTGCTGCGATTTTGTTCACCCAGTCCAGCTTGGCTTTCGTTTTCCGGCTCTTGCTGTCTTGCTGTCGacggtgattctcaaagtgtgacgTGATGAAAAGAAACACGACGTTTGAAATCAAATAGATCAGGGGTggacaaactttttggctcgggggccacattgacttttcaaatttgacatgcgggccgggtcagcacaagatacggtacataaaaaacaacaacaacaaaaaacaacctgcatttgttgacggtccatatcaaacatgaaCAGAACAAAGGCATTCAAGTCagaatctactttttttttttcatgagaagtGTTGTTGATCACCTATATTTGccagtgcattgctgcagacGGGTTGTGGTCCGACCAGTAGAAGTCGAGCGATGCAATAAGTATTTTCTAGTCACAAATCGTCTTTGCGGTGTCCAATCTTTCCTGAGAGCTGAATTTCCATATGTGGGATACGACGATCGTACATTTCCTTGATGAACACGAAAGTATGTTACCAACATAaacgtgtgacaacacaagcaacaaattgCTACCACATGTTGCCCAAAAAAATTTTCTAACAcgaaactgcagcatacagtacaggtatgtgAACCAAATATCACAAAGTTCAGACTATTTGCTgcaaaatgagacgagtaagagacctggtggcttttctttccactcactcgctgtttcaaacttgacctcccctcgattgCCACCCACTACAGCAtagctcagctgatgtcgtgcaaccaacttttaaagccagccacgggacgctttgaAGTCCTccatggccatagttagcgccACGGAGCTCGCATTCTTACTAATTAGCGGTGCAGTGAGAGGAAGGTTTTTCGCACCAAAACAGGTAAAGCATTTGAGGAAACGTTCATTGACTCGACTCTCCGTCGAGCCGCtcgcaattcactctgagcagggAAATTGGCAGAATTtcttgtagatttgagtctttgcgACTgcaagcgtctcctgaatgtttcatatGATGTAAACCGTTTGGCTTGATCGGGTGCGTTTCACTCTCTCTTCGTTGacatgccatgatctacagcagTGTCTTTTtccagccaaggcacatttctttcgctgaaaaaaatcctgcggcacaccactaggtgtaaatgtgaaaaaaaaccccgcttattttaacaattagtgttgtgttgttatgataagcatttttttaacattgaagaataacATTATCACACCTTGATTAGGAATCAAATCTACATCAATCCAATATTTTATAGTCTTTTATATTTATTCTCACTCAGTGTGATAAAAGATTTGGATGACCACATTTCTGATATCCTGGCAGTGTTTCACTCGAAGGGTCATGTTTCTATTAGATACATGTAATTACATATGTAAAACCTCCCTTCGAGTCAAACGCACGGTACGTTTTCAACTATCGAAGTACAATTGTTGTTTAACTTTCATGTCCAACACATTTGCATGAAAGCGTTAATTGAGTACGTCCATTTATTTATGTCCCTACGTTTAAGCGCCCCGTGAATCAAGCGGCGCAAACGGCAGACAATAATAGGAGTGTCGTTTTTCGAAATAAAACAGCTGCCCCGGGTTTCGTGAACATTTAGGCCGACCACATGGCTCCATTTTCATGTCAGGCATTGTGGCGGTGCGGTGTGAGCgcagtgactttttttctccaaagtttgtacttgacaaaacgTTTGAGAACTGCTGCTTCAAACCATTGCAACCGGAACACaattaaaactaaataaataacgaaataAATTGTTGAAATGCAGTTACCGAATATTGAACTTTAACGCCCGCCCCTCCTTGTTGAACAgaacaagaaataaaaaacgACGGGTAGATTAACATGCAACGTTGAAGCTAATCTTTTTATGCTCAACGACTAACGCAGTATAACAATTCATGACCGTGGGTCTTTCCATATTTAATCGATAACATATTTATGCTGGTCAATGTTGAGGCAGCGCACGCGAAATAACAGACGAAGGGGGGAAGCGCTTGAACCACTTCGCCACCTGAACCAATCTGAATTTGGGCTTCCGGTGACGtcactgagcttttttttttcattgccagAATATATTTTCTGCCTGATTTTAAACGAAGTCGCTTTCGTTGTTTTGCGTACGTTGCTGAAACGACAgcaactgtgtttgtgtgtgttcgacGATGAGATGAAAAACAGTTTGTGGGATTCGTGCTGAAACAGCGACATTCTCCTGGTAGTGAGGGGTAATTGCAACAAGGAAAGTTAGGAAACGCTCCTTTGCGTCTCTCTGAAATCACGTGACCCTGCTGTGCAGTCCCATTGGCATCCGATTTCCTTGACGGCATTCCTATTGCTACACGTATGTCAATGCTGAGGCGCGCTTAGCTCGAGTGGCGTCGCCACAACAGTAATACCATCgcctcgcattctcatggcctcgccatatctCTGAGATTTCGGCGAGAACGGAAGCTACATGGGAtgcacgtgtgcacacaaaagcaagattaatcattgaatgtcgagtatttgaatagAGTTTtgtgtaaaccaggggtgcccaaaccttttggaccaaagatctacttttcgatcaactaatctcccgggatctacccttaccggcacacgcgcgcacacacacacacacacaccatgatgagaaacagcctgaaactgagacatgcgatgcacttttccaGCCTGTTAACTaacgtagctcacacgtaccgttttaaagtgcttccctgggccctcctagattccgattctttgcccgtgccctcggtgaattgtacaggaagcacactctgaatgagaatacagtaaatattctctagtacggacttgtgtttgcgctgtctaatttgtcctgataacagaaattccccatttgggaaatgagcatggtacatgtcctttatgaacctgcaagtatgttgacaaaatacaaaaatatactgtccaaaaactgtttgtataacaaaaactgcaatacaggtgtatcccaaaaaaatcacaacagtaaaatacatacagtattttaatgtttatttttttctgtcttgggaaaaaatgtatattttggattgttttgttggatgcattctatggtttatgacaatgttttcctgtgtgtcatacagttttcttgttagttgcaagtaactgtcccattgatcaccgatgtctggtaattcttgtgcacaTTGAAGGATTTTAATTGCCATtcgcattgcttccttgctggatggtggcttgtcatcaggagttgaatcgatgcctgttttttaaaagtttcgtagatttgcgtctttccgactccaggtgcctgctggatctttttaactttgtgtccagcctcgctcaaacggatgcatttcactcgctccgctccagtcgttacagttcttctacgtttcgatgcgatgatctacatgaCGTACAGGTAATTGAATAAAGTTTAAATCttttgcaattacagtaaaacgcatgccaataaaaactcacttacacgtcatcgtttagaatctgatgatcgaaaaacgtgaagaGAAAACTTGTTTTAGCGTTGTGTCTTTTccatcgcatcgggtgggcgttgcgtgtatttaaggtccagcggcattacacctccatccgggttacgggtagtggaatttccgcttacgcaagttccggtaacacgtaatatcgtagtcaaaatgttgatGCATAGgattttattccgggtgaaggatattcctttacagagaattccggggatgggaatatttactgtaatgacgataaaagatagagctcaacagctctgatcacaagctgcaattgcagactgctgagcgctaacaacctccggtgacgtaatcacgcgccatcgtatattcaagatttacctgctttattttatttttttgtgaaaatgagactgataggatgattagggtgcagcgtacattaacacccAAAAAATAGATTACTaatatgtacaaagacacacacatggttgtttgttttttttttcctcctcgacactcctcggatctacctgGGACCTGTCTtgtctaccggtagatcaggatcgacgtaatgggcacccctggtgtaaagtAATTCACGCGTGATCAGCCAGGTGTGCGTGGCtcatatattagagctgtcaaacgattaaaatatttaatctaattaaaaatgcaactatcATAATTaactaaaatgaacaaaaaaattaatcgtgattagtcacatttatcgtttctgaatttcctttcacatttttgtactatttttccctattttaatgctctcatcaacatggaatcatgaatccgttttctactgtatgtgccaaatgcaaatatttactgaaataacaatttcgattttcaattttacatgaacatttttcccttggagcagttattcacacataatctctcacacaatattactgtccatcaacaacagtgaaaaaatattttgtcacacaacagctgctttaacagcttttttaaagaaatcaaaacagagcaatataacattataaagtgcacatctaaggtaaattagtactcagcctatagtggatttaaaccatggttgcatacttcgtttttctcaagtttgctttgaacacagcagtctgtttctgtatgtttgttgaagaataacaagacactgtattcaaaactgccggccgtacaaacgagcgcacgcacttcccccgtgcaactgaggcaaaccattctgaagggGGCGGTGGttactccccctaacacaggctatgttgattgtgttggtccttcttgcgcggaagtctctctacggttttgtaaagacctcatttcgaatgactacatttggttcgatgacaacactggagacgttttattttcgctaggtctctaccactgcagcgcagtgtcactgtcagacgaacacagagaagctccactcactttatttatatggacacagaacactggaaccttccacacaaaatagttccaaacaagtaacaatcgcgtcagtggcatacatcgtatacctgtatgatacagagagagagagagaaaaacagataactttggtattgtcagtggagcaatctggcaactttttaaaagtaaactttccattcataaattctttaagtatcagttttcggtgtctcgcgctgccgtggctggcaaaacagggggcgtggacttctgcagcgagcttgttttgtttctggtgtatttatagagcaacgtaagaTCCGCTTGcttgtgtgccgcgttaatctctcgagaaaaattttaatcccgttaaaattcatttaaattaatgccaataaaaacgcgctaaactgacagctctattaGATAcacacagcatgtgttgccttcattctAAGACGTATTTTTTGCAGctgcagacacattttttttaaaatatggatgGCTctgtcaacattttgggttgccgacccctgacaCAGACTGAAGATGTTCCTGGCCTTTCAACTTCCTGCGTCTGAAAACTCCCCAACAATTTTTATGAGTTCTTACTCCTGTGCCGGGTTTCCATAGCAACGACATTGATTTTTGAGAAAGCCACCAATCCAAAaacaacctgagcctgaagctgggcagagttcCACacctgtggaaaacttcgtgcctggtgcCAGTGTCCAAGACTCGCCACCCAAAGGAGTTCAGCAGCTAAAGTCCGGTGGCACTGactggagagactcgtcctcgcctACCTGCGACGGCTGGTGAGCTcatcactggacccgctgcagtttgcctgccAGCCCGGTATTGGTGTGGAAGACGATCTTCCTCCTCCACTCGGCGCTGTTACACCTGGAGAAGGCTGGCAGCACTGTGAGGATCACGTTCTTTGaattctccagtgccttcaacaccatccagcccaacatACTGGGGGACCACCACCTCATATCATGGattataaattattatatattgcattctgtacatTGTACAGTTCTTTTTCATTTAGTGCGTGCAAATACAGTGAaattcctctacaacgaaacctacgtgggcaaaaataccccctagtgtaaACAAAATTTCATGCATGAAacccattcccacttttctgctccccctacaatGAAGAGTTAAAGAGATTTAGGTCTCTTTATAACCACACTGGCTAAACCCTGGTGGGACGACAAAAAGACTGATTTTGTTTagaaaaatatatacctgtatatttgc
It includes:
- the LOC127604979 gene encoding H-2 class I histocompatibility antigen, alpha chain-like, whose protein sequence is MIQRMEGCEWDDETGEVDGWDQFSYDGEDFISLEWKTMRWIAANPQAFITKNKWERLDGFKEYKKRYVTEICSADLKTYVSNGRDYLMRTELPTVSLLQKTPSSPVTCFATGFYPLTSDLFWRKDGEQLYEDVEMDQTLPNHDGTFQTAVHLKVEAAPDAEAKYECVFRLAGVEEAIVVKLDGKNILSNVRDAEEEQVKMVVAIAVTLGVLALLAAGVAAFPRFLAKRRRNRQARYSAAVLQSIGSFSNLFFVTHFTTLEELINLALVLDNRMRERERERGHVRFQPPLLPMSSSGRPDQSITLVPGLSPLRESLCSWEEDVWGQRRDGDGFVTRPVSTADNKDIESLTV